One region of Flavobacterium sp. GSB-24 genomic DNA includes:
- a CDS encoding ArsR family transcriptional regulator codes for MSTKSTMKPAKKCYEHLGGKLGELLLENFADKNWIAKKSPSDKHFYITELGEKEFSKLGIDLSKIKSEEV; via the coding sequence ATGAGCACAAAATCTACAATGAAACCTGCCAAAAAATGCTACGAACATCTTGGCGGTAAACTTGGAGAACTCCTTTTAGAAAACTTTGCAGACAAAAACTGGATTGCTAAAAAATCGCCTTCAGACAAACATTTTTATATTACAGAATTGGGCGAAAAAGAGTTTTCTAAATTAGGAATTGATCTCTCAAAAATTAAATCTGAAGAAGTTTAA
- a CDS encoding nuclear transport factor 2 family protein: MTKKEIAKNFLKLAAKGHSHEGFRLYVGKNFKHHNQHFKGDAETLMLAMEESARTNPNKVFKIHHILEDGNLVAVHSHLKQTPTDIGFAVVHILKFESDKIVELWDLGQPIPKETINENGMF, encoded by the coding sequence ATGACTAAGAAAGAAATCGCTAAGAACTTTCTGAAATTGGCCGCAAAAGGGCATTCTCACGAAGGTTTTAGATTATATGTCGGAAAGAATTTCAAACATCATAACCAGCACTTCAAAGGTGATGCCGAAACTTTGATGCTGGCTATGGAAGAATCTGCCAGAACAAATCCGAACAAGGTTTTTAAAATTCACCATATTTTAGAAGACGGAAATCTTGTCGCAGTACATTCGCACCTCAAACAAACACCAACAGATATTGGTTTTGCTGTTGTTCATATCCTTAAATTTGAATCGGATAAAATCGTCGAACTGTGGGATTTAGGCCAGCCGATTCCTAAAGAAACTATTAACGAAAATGGAATGTTTTAG
- a CDS encoding serine hydrolase domain-containing protein — translation MNLFFKLSSFLFLVLVLSSCYSAAQKKVDYKKSIDSLIQNADPLFNGVVLISQKGKTLYSKAKGYSDFDSKKVLKPESQFEIMSNSKQITAVLILLEVEKGKIDLQSPIKKYLPHIKQTWADSVTVHQLLNHTHGIVDLDKPLAFKPGTDFKYGNLSNNLLAEIAAYSAQKNFSVLQNELFQKLEMKNTFSYDKSKIQNLVSGYFNENNVLEKVTQSQITPQSLGADGVVSTAADLVIWNNKLHNGKILKPETYKLMIKYNILSQHNVFGKDKKGYGYGIRIIDNEPIKYLGHTGLGDGFSSLNLYFPDSGISLIILENQMNAKSDLFYASEIKIKDILMKSKLFNQKL, via the coding sequence ATGAACTTATTTTTTAAACTTTCGTCTTTTTTATTTTTAGTACTTGTTTTATCCAGCTGTTATTCAGCGGCACAAAAAAAAGTAGATTATAAAAAAAGTATTGACAGTTTAATTCAAAATGCAGATCCGCTTTTTAATGGCGTTGTTCTTATTTCCCAAAAGGGAAAAACTTTGTATTCGAAAGCAAAAGGATATTCTGATTTTGATTCTAAAAAAGTTTTAAAACCCGAAAGCCAGTTTGAGATTATGTCCAACAGCAAACAGATCACTGCTGTTTTGATTTTATTGGAAGTAGAAAAAGGAAAAATTGACCTGCAATCTCCAATTAAAAAATATTTACCTCATATTAAACAAACTTGGGCAGATTCAGTTACCGTTCATCAATTATTAAATCATACTCACGGAATTGTAGATTTAGATAAACCATTGGCTTTTAAACCTGGAACCGATTTTAAATACGGAAATCTAAGCAATAATTTATTGGCAGAAATTGCGGCATATTCGGCACAAAAAAACTTTTCAGTATTACAAAATGAGCTTTTTCAAAAACTAGAAATGAAGAATACTTTCTCTTACGATAAAAGCAAAATTCAAAATTTAGTTTCAGGATATTTTAATGAAAACAATGTTTTAGAAAAAGTAACCCAAAGCCAGATCACACCGCAAAGTTTAGGTGCAGACGGCGTTGTTTCTACCGCAGCAGATTTGGTAATTTGGAATAATAAGCTGCACAACGGGAAAATCTTAAAGCCAGAAACCTATAAATTAATGATAAAGTATAATATTTTGTCGCAGCATAATGTCTTCGGAAAAGACAAAAAAGGCTACGGTTACGGCATAAGAATTATCGACAACGAGCCTATAAAATATTTGGGACACACAGGTTTAGGAGATGGTTTCTCTTCTCTTAACTTATATTTTCCTGATTCTGGAATTAGTTTAATTATTCTAGAAAATCAAATGAACGCTAAATCTGATCTTTTTTATGCTTCAGAAATTAAGATCAAAGACATTTTGATGAAGAGCAAATTATTCAATCAAAAATTATAA
- a CDS encoding DUF1801 domain-containing protein: MAKNKTTETQQSVTDFINAVENDAKRNDAFELVKIMQEATGFEPKMWGTSIIGFGSYHYKYDSGHEGDAPLAAYSPRKAATTVYFYLPEENREELLSKLGKHKSSKACIYINKLTDIDIEVLKKIILRSIEFTQKLYPQQ; the protein is encoded by the coding sequence ATGGCAAAAAATAAAACTACCGAAACGCAGCAAAGTGTAACTGATTTTATTAATGCTGTCGAAAATGACGCAAAAAGAAATGATGCTTTTGAACTCGTAAAAATAATGCAGGAAGCCACAGGTTTTGAACCAAAAATGTGGGGGACAAGTATTATTGGTTTCGGAAGCTATCATTACAAATACGACAGCGGACACGAAGGCGATGCCCCATTAGCCGCTTATTCGCCAAGAAAAGCTGCCACTACTGTTTATTTCTATTTACCAGAAGAAAATAGAGAGGAACTTTTGTCTAAACTAGGAAAACATAAATCTTCAAAAGCCTGCATTTACATCAATAAATTGACTGATATCGATATTGAAGTCTTAAAAAAGATAATTTTGCGTTCAATCGAATTTACCCAAAAATTATATCCCCAACAATAA
- a CDS encoding MBL fold metallo-hydrolase: protein MITFLIILVLIVFITYNFLQHPKFGKAPSGERLTTIQNSPQYKNGKFENQHFTPDLAEGASFVGVLFEFFFKKVDRKIPTDLIPSVKTNLHELPIDQDILVWFGHSSYFIQLEGKRFLIDPVFSGNASPIPGTTKSFKGSDIYTVDDLPEIDYLLITHDHYDHLDYETILKLKPKTKKIITALGVGSHFEFWGFPPENIIEKDWYSTIVLDENLTIHTAPSRHFSGRSFKRCNTLWTSFVLETKDFKMYLGGDSGYDSHFAEIGEKYGPFDIALIDNGQYNEKWKYIHNMPEDVIKAMKDLKAKKVFPVHSSKFALSLHSWDEPLIRVTELNSLSDNPISLITPMIGETVELKNENQKFKQWWKGVR from the coding sequence ATGATCACATTCTTAATTATCCTAGTTCTAATAGTTTTTATAACTTATAACTTTTTACAACATCCAAAATTCGGAAAAGCACCTTCTGGTGAAAGATTAACCACAATTCAAAATTCGCCTCAATATAAAAACGGAAAATTCGAAAACCAGCATTTCACGCCAGATCTTGCCGAAGGAGCTAGCTTTGTCGGAGTTTTGTTTGAATTTTTCTTTAAAAAAGTAGACAGAAAAATTCCAACCGATTTGATTCCGTCCGTAAAAACCAATTTACACGAATTACCTATCGATCAGGATATTTTGGTTTGGTTTGGGCATTCTTCATATTTTATACAGCTTGAAGGAAAGCGTTTTCTAATCGATCCTGTTTTCAGCGGGAACGCCTCTCCTATTCCCGGCACTACAAAATCGTTTAAAGGATCTGATATTTATACTGTTGATGATCTTCCAGAAATTGATTATTTATTGATTACACACGATCATTACGATCATCTGGATTATGAAACTATTTTAAAATTAAAACCCAAAACTAAAAAAATAATTACTGCTCTTGGAGTGGGTTCTCATTTTGAATTCTGGGGTTTTCCTCCAGAAAATATCATCGAAAAAGATTGGTACAGTACAATAGTATTAGATGAAAATCTTACTATTCACACGGCTCCCTCCAGACATTTTTCGGGCAGAAGTTTTAAACGCTGCAATACGCTCTGGACTTCTTTTGTTTTAGAAACGAAAGATTTTAAAATGTATCTGGGCGGAGACAGCGGTTACGATTCGCATTTTGCTGAAATCGGCGAAAAATACGGACCTTTTGATATTGCTTTAATTGATAATGGTCAATACAACGAAAAATGGAAATACATTCACAATATGCCAGAAGATGTGATAAAAGCCATGAAAGATTTAAAAGCGAAAAAGGTTTTTCCAGTTCATTCTTCTAAATTTGCTTTATCACTTCACTCTTGGGATGAGCCGTTAATCAGAGTGACAGAATTAAATAGTTTATCTGATAATCCAATTTCTTTGATCACACCAATGATTGGTGAAACAGTAGAGTTGAAAAATGAAAACCAAAAATTTAAACAATGGTGGAAAGGGGTTAGGTAA
- a CDS encoding lactonase family protein has translation MKQKITFITITFLLTFNLFAQSTYVFLGSYNRDKSAEAIQVYQLDTLSGKLVKVTSVKNIVNPSFLTLSPNGKFVYACTDTKTPNAGSISSFEFNPAAKSLTFLNSQRSGGENPVYVAVHKSGKWIANANYTEGSVSVFPILENGKIDSIAQNFQYMEGSTHKERQTRSHVHSSVFSPQFDYLFLPDLGADKIRCYAFDENRKKPLMETKNPFTKTDLEAGPRHFTFHPNQKFGYCIEEMAGQISVYKYNDGVLNKIQRIAAHPDKIKEGFESSDIHISPDGKFLYATNRGQENNIAIFSIDENGLLKNIGYQPTLGKHPRIFAIDESGKFLVASNVLTGNVIVFRRDPKTGLLKKVGKEIKMENVSCVQIKRI, from the coding sequence ATGAAACAAAAAATAACTTTCATAACGATTACGTTTCTCCTAACGTTTAACCTGTTTGCTCAAAGTACTTATGTCTTTTTAGGATCGTACAATCGTGATAAATCGGCAGAGGCTATTCAGGTTTATCAGCTCGATACTTTAAGTGGTAAATTGGTAAAGGTTACTTCGGTTAAGAATATTGTTAATCCTTCTTTTTTAACTCTTTCTCCAAATGGTAAATTTGTTTATGCGTGTACCGATACCAAAACGCCGAACGCGGGAAGCATTAGTAGTTTTGAGTTTAATCCTGCAGCTAAAAGTCTGACTTTTCTAAACAGTCAGAGAAGCGGAGGCGAAAATCCTGTTTATGTTGCCGTTCACAAAAGTGGCAAATGGATTGCAAATGCCAATTATACAGAAGGAAGCGTTTCTGTTTTCCCGATTTTAGAAAACGGAAAAATAGATTCTATTGCACAGAATTTTCAATATATGGAAGGAAGCACACACAAAGAAAGACAAACAAGATCTCATGTCCATTCCTCTGTGTTTTCTCCCCAATTTGATTATCTCTTTTTACCCGATTTAGGTGCCGATAAAATCCGTTGTTATGCTTTTGATGAAAATCGAAAAAAGCCGTTAATGGAAACTAAAAATCCATTTACCAAAACCGATTTAGAAGCTGGTCCAAGACATTTTACCTTTCATCCGAATCAAAAATTTGGTTATTGTATTGAAGAAATGGCGGGTCAAATAAGTGTTTATAAATATAATGATGGCGTTTTAAACAAAATCCAGCGCATTGCTGCTCATCCTGACAAAATAAAAGAAGGTTTTGAAAGTTCAGACATTCATATTTCACCAGACGGAAAATTTCTATACGCCACAAACCGAGGTCAAGAAAACAATATTGCCATTTTCTCTATTGACGAAAATGGCCTTTTGAAAAATATTGGTTATCAACCGACTTTAGGAAAACATCCTCGAATTTTTGCCATTGATGAAAGCGGCAAATTTTTGGTTGCTTCGAATGTTCTCACTGGGAATGTGATTGTTTTTAGAAGAGATCCCAAAACGGGATTACTAAAGAAAGTTGGTAAAGAAATTAAAATGGAAAATGTTTCGTGTGTGCAGATTAAACGGATTTAA
- a CDS encoding GNAT family N-acetyltransferase → MTKPYFNLQPDFLEDEIVKLIPLEESHFEELFKVASDPLIWEQHPAKDRSNRKGFKTFFETGINSTGAFLILDKQTNEIIGTTRYYDYKPENSSIAIGYTFLARKFWGGPYNKSCKKLLIDYAFQYINSIIFHVAAENFRSQKAVLKLGAQKTNTMVVVNNGINLPHFEYELKKS, encoded by the coding sequence ATGACAAAACCATATTTCAACTTACAACCCGATTTTTTAGAAGATGAAATCGTAAAATTAATTCCTTTAGAAGAAAGTCATTTTGAAGAGCTGTTCAAAGTTGCTTCAGATCCTTTAATTTGGGAACAGCATCCTGCAAAAGACAGAAGTAACAGAAAAGGTTTTAAAACCTTTTTTGAAACAGGAATAAATTCTACGGGTGCTTTTTTAATTTTAGATAAGCAAACCAATGAAATTATAGGAACTACCCGTTATTACGATTATAAACCAGAAAACTCAAGTATTGCGATTGGATATACTTTCTTAGCAAGAAAATTTTGGGGCGGACCTTATAATAAATCTTGTAAAAAACTATTGATTGATTATGCTTTTCAATATATAAATTCGATAATATTTCATGTTGCAGCAGAAAATTTCCGTTCGCAGAAAGCCGTTTTAAAATTGGGAGCGCAAAAAACGAATACAATGGTAGTTGTTAATAATGGGATAAATTTGCCCCACTTTGAATATGAACTTAAGAAGAGTTAA